A single Drechmeria coniospora strain ARSEF 6962 chromosome 03, whole genome shotgun sequence DNA region contains:
- a CDS encoding putative zinc finger protein odd-paired-like protein: MQFESDFRFDMDDGFSMCSQAMSCPSAGTSFSSASSAYDPFTPTSRRSTPNELSLDFDGASFGASGHADLTSPANNMTKYMFGPVKTEPEHISFPNSLPSTPMKKLDGMATPDYEHMLDMNMNSQHSMGSVTPSGPYPMYTISPQTTMGPTSFMMTPTHSLSGSEMAESSSSWSCANDSPISFFPQKSLAPHDLDAVDLERHSESPMDRYHLHCPPSPGRLRAHRKMMVHEIQRKTTELQRAQIRATTRKVPGPADNASVDVVRRAMCKCDYPGCHKAFRRNEHLKRHKQTFHGEGPNRFSCEFCGKDQFNRQDNLNNHRKLHARPNSRNRGVEFIPAAVPVIEQEERSRKRRAPPKSKTAEKRGDDF, translated from the exons ATGCAGTTCGAATCGGATTTTCGGTTCGACATGGACGATGGCTTCAGCATGTGCAGCCAGGCCATGTCATgcccctcggccggcacgagcttctcctccgcctcgtcggcctaCGACCCCTTCACCCCCACGTCGAGACGGTCGACGCCCAACGAACTATCACTTGACTTTGACGGAGCCTCGTTTGGCGCCTCGGGCCACGCTGACCTCACCTCGCCCGCAAACAACAtgaccaagtacatgtttgGCCCCGTCAAGACGGAGCCCGAGCACATCTCCTTCCCCAACAGCCTGCCGAGCACGCCCATGaagaagctcgacggcaTGGCCACGCCCGACTACGAACACATGCTGGACATGAACATGAACTCGCAGCACTCGATGGGCTCAGTCACTCCTTCCGGTCCCTATCCCATGTACACCATCTCACCCCAGACGACCATGGGGCCGACGTCCTTTATGATGACGCCCACTCACAGCCTTTCGGGCTCCGAGATGGCCgagtcctcctcctcttggTCATGCGCCAATGACAGCCCCATTTCATTTTTCCCTCAAAAAAGCCTCGCTCCTCACGAcctggacgccgtcgacctcgagcgaCACTCGGAATCACCCATGGACCGCTACCACCTGCACTGCCCACCATCGCCCGGTCGTCTTCGTGCGCACCGCAAGATGATGGTGCACGAAATCCAGCGCAAGACGACGGAGCTGCAACGTGCCCAGAtccgagcgacgacgagaaaggTTCCCGGACCCGCGGACAATGCCTCGGTGGACGTGGTTCGCAGAGCCATGTGCAAGTGCGACTACCCCGGTTGCCACAAGGCGTTTCGTCGCAACGAGCATCTCAAACGCCACAAGCAAAC CTTCCACGGCGAAGGACCTAACCGATTCTCGTGCGAGTTTTGCGGCAAGGACCAGTTCAACCGCCAAGACAACCTGAACAATCATCGCAAGCTCCACGCGAGGCCCAACAGCCGCAACCGCGGTGTCGAGTTCATCCCAGCCGCCGTTCCTGTTATCGAGCAAGAAGAGCGAAGCCGCAAGAGGCGGGCCCCACCCAAATCAAAGACGGCTGAGAAGCGGGGCGATGATTTCTGA